In a genomic window of Candidatus Cloacimonadota bacterium:
- the tadA gene encoding Flp pilus assembly complex ATPase component TadA, with protein sequence MSLSFKRQLSERIDPSLEGIELCLSVDALLEQNGAWCKEAREVLQEWMLDTHAREASDLDFGAPGAADQIWMRITGIKKPIPSLGEFSRLETTAIISSWLSPMQKQKLFDNLVLDFSATIPNGEGNLRYRGTCYLDRGHLCANFRRINDFVFSMEQLRMPAPIVERMNLRSEKTGLILITGITGSGKSTTLDAIIDMNNRDNHGHIVIIANPIEYVHESRLCLVRHREVGMDVLSFSHGAIEALRQDPDIIMVGEMRDPNTISTVLEITDSGHKAFTTLHTSSAIDSIHRIVAEFPPEEQERIRNRLADVLSVIISQKLIPTLDGKLVMTREILSVDASVQAAIRNKNIGEIYQMMVEGRRYGMCTLEQDLHELLKRGVISSRTAMSFANNKKRMHQLISMS encoded by the coding sequence GTGAGCCTGAGTTTCAAGCGGCAGCTGAGTGAGCGGATCGACCCCAGCCTCGAGGGGATCGAGCTCTGCCTCAGCGTGGACGCCCTGCTGGAGCAAAACGGGGCCTGGTGCAAGGAAGCACGGGAAGTATTGCAGGAATGGATGCTGGACACCCACGCACGCGAGGCCTCCGACCTGGATTTCGGGGCGCCCGGCGCCGCCGACCAGATCTGGATGAGGATCACCGGCATCAAAAAACCCATCCCCTCCCTCGGCGAATTCAGCCGCCTGGAAACCACCGCCATCATCAGCAGCTGGCTGAGCCCGATGCAGAAACAGAAGCTCTTCGACAACCTGGTGCTGGATTTCTCGGCCACCATCCCCAACGGCGAGGGAAATCTGCGCTACCGCGGCACCTGTTATCTGGACAGGGGCCACCTCTGCGCGAACTTCCGCCGCATCAACGACTTTGTGTTCAGCATGGAACAGCTGCGCATGCCCGCCCCCATCGTGGAAAGAATGAACCTCCGCTCCGAAAAGACGGGGCTCATCCTGATCACCGGCATCACCGGCAGCGGCAAGAGCACCACCCTGGACGCCATCATCGACATGAACAACCGCGACAACCACGGCCACATCGTGATCATCGCCAACCCCATCGAATACGTGCACGAATCCCGGCTTTGCCTGGTGCGCCACCGCGAAGTGGGGATGGACGTGCTTTCCTTTTCCCACGGGGCGATCGAGGCCCTGCGCCAGGACCCGGACATCATCATGGTGGGCGAAATGCGCGACCCCAACACCATCTCCACCGTGCTGGAGATCACCGACAGCGGCCACAAGGCCTTCACCACCCTGCACACCAGCTCCGCCATCGACAGCATCCACCGCATCGTGGCGGAATTTCCGCCCGAGGAACAGGAACGCATCCGCAACCGCCTGGCCGACGTGCTCAGCGTGATCATTTCCCAAAAACTGATCCCCACCCTGGACGGCAAACTGGTGATGACCCGCGAGATCCTCTCCGTGGACGCCAGCGTGCAGGCGGCCATCCGCAACAAGAACATCGGCGAGATCTACCAGATGATGGTGGAAGGCCGGCGCTACGGAATGTGCACTTTGGAACAGGACTTGCACGAACTTCTCAAACGGGGCGTGATCAGCTCCAGGACGGCCATGAGCTTTGCCAACAACAAGAAACGCATGCATCAGTTGATCTCGATGTCCTGA
- a CDS encoding response regulator, which yields MPGKVLLLDEDKQVQANVGEWLKQRGFEASVANNCGEAEQLARQERFGLVIVDMRWPCLDGVQTLTRLRQLLPDADLVAVSEFADRELEEAATRNGAGWFLTKPLNLDELEAVLASPGQGEVRPESGFLPGNQIAQTLLRGFNPDEQWDFRMTGSLRNWQAGQLIPLNEEASSLVWIEQGGAGAFVNGVPVDSLAAGDFWGEESFVNPSAPTVQLLAREDCQVRHFSRRRLLDFFAYHDETLTKRYMINLIICLQLKWKRNLLRLSKSAALASEQEQP from the coding sequence ATGCCCGGAAAAGTACTGCTGCTGGACGAGGACAAACAGGTTCAGGCGAATGTGGGCGAATGGCTAAAGCAGCGCGGCTTCGAGGCCAGCGTGGCGAACAACTGCGGGGAGGCGGAACAGCTGGCCCGGCAGGAGAGGTTCGGGCTGGTGATCGTGGACATGCGGTGGCCCTGTCTGGACGGCGTGCAGACGCTGACCCGGCTGCGGCAGCTGCTGCCCGACGCGGACCTGGTGGCCGTGAGCGAATTCGCGGACCGGGAGCTGGAAGAGGCGGCCACGCGCAACGGGGCCGGCTGGTTTCTCACCAAGCCCCTGAATCTGGATGAGTTGGAGGCGGTGCTGGCTTCCCCCGGCCAGGGTGAGGTCCGCCCTGAAAGCGGCTTCCTGCCCGGCAACCAGATCGCGCAGACCTTGCTGAGGGGCTTCAATCCCGACGAACAGTGGGATTTCCGCATGACCGGCAGCCTCAGGAACTGGCAGGCGGGTCAGCTGATTCCCCTGAACGAGGAGGCCAGTTCGCTGGTCTGGATCGAACAGGGCGGGGCCGGGGCCTTTGTGAACGGCGTTCCGGTGGACAGCCTGGCGGCGGGCGATTTCTGGGGCGAGGAGAGCTTTGTGAATCCCAGCGCGCCCACGGTCCAGCTGCTGGCCAGGGAAGACTGCCAGGTGAGGCATTTCAGCCGCAGGCGCCTGCTGGATTTCTTCGCCTATCACGACGAGACCCTCACCAAGCGCTACATGATCAACCTGATCATCTGCCTGCAGCTGAAGTGGAAGCGCAACCTGCTGCGGCTGAGCAAAAGCGCCGCTTTGGCAAGCGAGCAGGAACAGCCGTGA
- a CDS encoding LamG domain-containing protein, translating into MGRAMLILVILLSTVFAGIALRMQTKMLKLPEVLRDDQIKRETENVSDYALRYATAFAIPNIKDWVKKEYQSVVVTFNGTNTVNGNQITQPLFPVGNAMINRIEFHHIGGTFTGNNKEIRFQAVTNVSGSLQSKDIIYPAELAFNYFKVETPDCFYYEMNQAQFPGQANMKDTSGHNNDAYDFNGLHTFPTPGDGVAGWKCGFWHDDFNDAAYAPNDDLNHSMEVDSTFTLVCFAKLDRDLKYRSAALVWLPSVQPQSYPGAAPTAAIWYNAWTGRLHFSVGLANGAPTNWLEVRFPFKDKLVANSTGSSGQGYRNYPWEFFALTFNKGALKAYYNGIPVSSTYGNPVTGSGELASLSPHGVSIGSRITRVNGNPSNKFENSEFDMCFNGVLDQVGLFSRALNDDEIWDFYTGTMVPAKVDYIRD; encoded by the coding sequence ATGGGAAGAGCAATGCTGATCCTGGTGATCCTGCTGAGCACCGTCTTCGCGGGGATCGCCCTGCGCATGCAGACCAAAATGCTGAAGCTACCGGAGGTGCTGCGGGACGACCAGATAAAGCGGGAAACGGAAAACGTGAGCGACTACGCCCTGCGCTATGCCACTGCCTTCGCCATCCCCAACATCAAGGACTGGGTGAAAAAGGAATACCAATCCGTGGTGGTGACCTTCAACGGGACCAACACCGTGAACGGAAACCAGATCACCCAACCCCTGTTCCCGGTGGGAAACGCCATGATCAACCGGATCGAGTTTCACCATATCGGCGGTACCTTCACCGGAAACAACAAGGAGATCCGCTTTCAGGCCGTGACCAACGTTTCCGGCTCTCTGCAAAGCAAGGACATCATCTATCCCGCCGAGCTGGCCTTCAACTACTTCAAAGTGGAGACCCCTGACTGCTTTTATTACGAAATGAACCAGGCCCAGTTTCCCGGCCAGGCGAACATGAAAGACACCTCCGGCCACAACAACGACGCTTACGATTTCAACGGCCTGCATACTTTCCCCACCCCCGGGGACGGGGTGGCGGGCTGGAAATGCGGCTTCTGGCATGATGATTTCAACGACGCGGCCTACGCGCCCAACGACGATCTGAACCACTCGATGGAGGTGGATTCCACCTTCACCCTGGTCTGCTTCGCCAAGCTGGATAGAGACCTCAAATACAGGTCAGCCGCCCTGGTCTGGCTGCCGTCGGTTCAACCCCAGTCGTACCCTGGTGCCGCGCCCACCGCGGCCATCTGGTACAATGCCTGGACCGGCAGGCTGCATTTCAGCGTGGGTCTGGCCAACGGAGCCCCCACCAACTGGCTGGAAGTGCGCTTTCCCTTCAAGGACAAATTGGTGGCCAACTCCACCGGCAGTTCCGGACAGGGCTACCGCAATTATCCCTGGGAGTTTTTTGCCCTGACCTTCAACAAAGGGGCGCTGAAGGCCTATTACAACGGCATCCCCGTTTCCTCCACCTACGGCAATCCGGTTACGGGCTCGGGCGAATTGGCGTCCCTGAGCCCGCACGGGGTGAGCATCGGCTCCCGGATCACCAGGGTGAACGGAAACCCCTCGAACAAATTCGAGAACAGCGAGTTTGACATGTGTTTCAATGGCGTGCTGGACCAAGTGGGCCTTTTCAGCCGGGCGCTGAATGACGATGAGATCTGGGATTTCTACACCGGCACCATGGTTCCGGCAAAGGTTGACTATATCAGGGATTGA